In Calothrix sp. PCC 7507, one DNA window encodes the following:
- a CDS encoding TonB-dependent siderophore receptor, with product MLNLWQRSLFLTTIFFSLGIQAAWGETADADRSVQILVQSPTPVLEGIIPITGVKANPTEKGVEIILQTSKGEQLQITNSSTGNNFIADIPNAQLRLPKGDSFTFLSEKPLAGITEITVTNFDAKTVRVTVVGEKSLPVVELFDGDEGLIFGVTSTATATQPQPEKPASETPTAQQDTPIELVVTGEQDGYRVPNTTTGTKTDTPLRDIPQSIQVVPQQVLRDQQVTRIEDALRNVAGVNQTFNFGPLSFYSIRGFDVTETNLLRDGLIDTLAGQVSELSSIERVEVLKGPASVLFGLGNPGGSINLVSKRPLRDPFYAVDATIGSYSFYRGAVDLSGPLNDSKTALYRLNLAYRNSGSFVDFFNGESLNISPVVSIALGEKTNLTLEAEYIRTRDTIASGIPVIGSVLPNPNGKVSRTLNLTEPSDTFEQTIFRLGYRLDHKFDENWSINNAFTFAFRDLFQRRTDSNGLEPDNRTWRRSASEGSSENRNYAMTTNLIGKFSTGSIQHQLLFGFDLNRFDNFNPAINEFEAESIDIFNPVYGQPRGTKVPSSFAVRQQTNSLGIYLQDQVALTDNLKFLLGGRFDFIDRKYEDLISNTESSGTDSAFSPRIGIVYQPIPAISLYTSYTSSFTPPGGSYFFGVDSSFKPERGNQYEVGVKADLNDRLSATLSLFDLTRTNVTTEDPNRPNFSIQVGEQNSRGVELNLAGEVLPGWNIFAGYAYIDARVTKDNTLTPGSRLSNSANHSFNLWTSYEIQKGDLQGLGAGIGLFFVGDRVDFNNTYTVPSYFRTDASIFYKRDQFRVALNFKNLFDVDYFESSLGNRVYYGQPFTVQGTVSWQF from the coding sequence GTGTTAAATTTGTGGCAGCGTTCGCTATTTCTGACAACTATATTTTTTAGTCTGGGAATACAAGCAGCATGGGGAGAGACTGCTGATGCTGATCGCAGTGTCCAAATTTTGGTACAGTCACCAACACCCGTATTAGAAGGAATTATTCCAATCACGGGAGTGAAGGCAAATCCCACAGAAAAGGGTGTGGAGATAATTCTCCAAACTAGCAAAGGGGAACAATTACAAATCACTAACAGCAGTACTGGTAATAATTTTATTGCTGATATTCCCAACGCTCAGTTGCGTTTGCCCAAAGGTGACAGTTTCACCTTCCTTTCAGAGAAACCACTTGCGGGAATTACTGAGATAACTGTAACTAACTTTGATGCTAAAACAGTTCGAGTCACAGTTGTAGGTGAGAAGAGTTTACCAGTAGTCGAGTTATTTGATGGTGATGAAGGTTTAATTTTTGGTGTCACATCTACTGCAACGGCGACGCAGCCACAACCAGAAAAGCCAGCTAGTGAGACACCAACAGCACAGCAGGATACCCCAATTGAGTTGGTGGTGACGGGGGAACAAGATGGGTATCGCGTACCAAATACTACGACTGGGACAAAAACTGATACACCTTTGCGTGACATTCCTCAATCGATTCAGGTAGTACCACAACAAGTATTACGCGACCAACAAGTTACTCGCATAGAAGATGCACTCAGAAACGTTGCTGGTGTCAATCAGACTTTTAACTTTGGACCATTGTCCTTTTATAGCATTCGCGGATTCGATGTAACAGAAACGAATCTTCTCAGGGATGGACTGATTGACACATTGGCTGGACAAGTGAGTGAACTTTCCAGTATCGAGCGAGTCGAAGTTCTCAAAGGCCCCGCATCAGTATTATTTGGTTTGGGTAATCCAGGGGGAAGCATCAACCTCGTATCTAAACGCCCTTTGCGCGACCCTTTTTATGCTGTTGACGCAACTATTGGCAGCTATAGTTTTTATCGAGGTGCAGTTGATTTGTCGGGGCCGCTAAATGACTCGAAGACAGCCTTATATCGTCTCAATTTAGCCTACAGAAATTCAGGTAGTTTTGTCGATTTCTTTAATGGTGAAAGCTTAAATATATCGCCCGTGGTCAGTATAGCGCTTGGAGAGAAAACTAACCTGACCTTAGAAGCAGAATACATCAGGACAAGGGATACGATCGCATCTGGCATACCTGTGATTGGTAGTGTATTACCTAACCCAAACGGGAAAGTATCCCGCACCCTCAACCTGACTGAACCTTCTGATACTTTTGAGCAGACAATTTTCAGGCTGGGATACCGACTAGACCACAAATTTGACGAAAACTGGTCGATAAACAATGCGTTTACGTTTGCATTTCGTGATCTTTTTCAACGCCGCACCGATTCTAATGGTTTAGAACCAGATAATCGCACTTGGAGGCGATCAGCTTCAGAAGGATCTTCTGAAAATAGAAATTATGCGATGACGACCAATCTGATCGGGAAGTTCTCCACAGGTTCAATTCAGCATCAGCTACTATTTGGATTTGATTTAAATCGCTTTGACAACTTCAATCCAGCAATTAATGAATTCGAGGCAGAATCAATTGATATCTTCAATCCTGTATATGGTCAACCGCGAGGAACAAAAGTCCCTTCTTCTTTTGCGGTTCGACAGCAGACAAACTCATTAGGAATTTATCTGCAAGACCAAGTAGCACTGACAGATAACTTGAAGTTTTTATTGGGTGGGCGGTTTGACTTTATTGATCGAAAATATGAAGATTTAATCAGTAACACAGAGAGCAGTGGGACTGATAGTGCATTCAGTCCTCGCATTGGGATTGTCTATCAACCCATCCCTGCGATCTCTCTCTATACCAGTTACACAAGTTCATTTACTCCACCAGGTGGCTCCTACTTTTTTGGTGTTGACTCTTCCTTCAAGCCAGAACGTGGTAATCAGTATGAGGTTGGGGTAAAGGCAGATTTGAACGATCGCCTTTCCGCAACCCTGTCCTTGTTTGATTTGACCCGTACTAATGTGACGACAGAAGACCCCAATAGACCGAACTTTTCCATCCAAGTTGGTGAGCAGAATAGCCGAGGGGTTGAACTGAATCTGGCGGGTGAAGTTTTACCGGGATGGAATATTTTTGCGGGCTATGCTTATATTGATGCCCGTGTTACTAAAGATAATACATTGACCCCTGGAAGCCGATTGTCGAATAGCGCAAATCACTCTTTTAACTTGTGGACAAGCTACGAAATTCAAAAAGGCGATTTGCAAGGCTTAGGGGCGGGAATTGGCTTGTTTTTTGTGGGCGATCGCGTTGATTTTAACAATACCTATACTGTGCCTAGCTATTTTCGGACTGATGCATCTATTTTCTATAAACGCGATCAATTCAGAGTCGCCCTCAATTTCAAAAATCTATTTGACGTAGATTATTTTGAAAGTTCGCTAGGTAATCGTGTGTACTACGGACAGCCTTTTACAGTACAAGGAACAGTTTCTTGGCAGTTTTGA
- a CDS encoding PepSY domain-containing protein — protein MKFKQFISRWSRTIHRWVGLYFAVVIGIYLIEIIALPPAFSSGLPIVDGKPPTQITSEPTTPLLSLEQASQAFISLHPKGVNTLKDIDEIAYVPSLGMYRFENQKKLFEWYIDAYSGKLLKYGFNSVDFLEHRGLLGWFAPWIHNLIEMSFLFFMATLAVSGVYLFIYPFLAKKNQETASSGITGEGQLN, from the coding sequence ATGAAATTCAAACAGTTTATATCAAGATGGTCACGAACTATTCATCGATGGGTTGGGCTTTATTTTGCCGTAGTTATTGGCATTTACTTAATTGAAATAATCGCTCTTCCACCTGCTTTTAGTTCTGGTTTACCTATCGTTGATGGCAAACCACCTACGCAAATTACTTCAGAACCTACCACACCATTGCTTTCTCTAGAACAGGCTTCACAGGCTTTTATCTCTTTACATCCAAAAGGAGTGAATACCCTAAAAGATATTGATGAAATTGCCTATGTCCCATCTCTAGGAATGTATCGATTTGAAAATCAAAAAAAATTATTTGAGTGGTATATCGATGCTTATAGCGGCAAGTTGCTGAAGTATGGCTTCAATAGTGTTGATTTTTTAGAGCATCGTGGGTTGCTAGGATGGTTTGCTCCCTGGATTCACAATTTGATTGAAATGTCCTTTTTATTCTTCATGGCAACACTGGCAGTAAGTGGTGTTTATTTGTTTATTTATCCGTTTTTAGCCAAGAAAAATCAAGAAACTGCCTCAAGTGGAATAACGGGAGAAGGCCAACTCAACTGA